A window of the Citrus sinensis cultivar Valencia sweet orange chromosome 9, DVS_A1.0, whole genome shotgun sequence genome harbors these coding sequences:
- the LOC102617187 gene encoding GDP-L-galactose phosphorylase 2, with protein sequence MMLRIKRVPTVVSNYQKEETEEAAAAARRVSGCGRNCLNKCCIQGAKLPLYAFKRVNKFKTEMGVHGHEVREPEPPVAFLDSLVLGEWEDRVQRGLFRYDVTACETRVIPGQYGFIAQLNEGRHLKKRPTEFRVDKVLQPFDGNKFNFTKVGQEEVLFQFEASEDGEVQFHPSAPIDVENSPSVVAINVSPIEYGHVLLIPRVLECLPQRIDRDSFLLALYMAAEAGNPYFRLGYNSLGAFATINHLHFQAYYMALPFPIEKAPTKKIISTGSGVKISELLNYPVRGLVFEGGNSLEDLSNTVSDACICLQENNIPYNVLIADCGKRIFLLPQCYAEKQALGEVSSELLDTQVNPAVWEISGHMVLKRKKDYEEASEENAWRLLAEVSLSEERYQEVNALIFEAIARGDDANGGVAESVIGEADAKPKSGGEVDAINKNSCPAMVSGTPECLVLQ encoded by the exons ATGATGTTGAGGATCAAGAGGGTGCCGACGGTTGTTTCGAATTATCAGAAAGAGGAGACGGAGGaggctgctgctgctgctcgtCGTGTAAGCGGGTGCGGGAGGAATTGCTTGAACAAATGTTGCATTCAAG GTGCAAAGCTTCCTTTATATGCTTTCAAGAGGGTGAACAAGTTTAAAACTGAAATGGGTGTGCATGGACACGAGGTTAGAGAGCCCGAGCCTCCCGTTGCATTTCTGGACTCGCTCGTTCTTGGGGAG TGGGAGGACCGCGTACAGAGAGGACTATTTCGCTATGATGTTACTGCCTGTGAAACCAGG GTCATTCCTGGTCAGTATGGTTTCATTGCTCAACTGAACGAGGGCCGCCACCTGAAGAAAAGGCCTACTGAGTTCCGTGTTGATAAGGTCCTCCAGCCTTTTGATGGGAACAAGTTCAACTTTACCAAAGTGGGGCAAGAAGAGGTGCTCTTCCAGTTTGAGGCAAGCGAAGATGGTGAAGTCCAGTTTCACCCAAGTGCCCCCATTGATGTTGAGAATTCTCCAAGTGTTGTTGCCATCAAT GTGAGTCCTATTGAGTACGGGCATGTGCTGTTGATCCCACGAGTTCTTGAGTGCTTGCCACAGAGGATTGACCGTGATAGCTTCTTGCTCGCACTTTACATGGCTGCAGAAGCTGGGAATCCATACTTCAGGTTGGGTTACAACAGCTTGGGTGCATTTGCTACCATCAACCACCTTCACTTCCAG GCTTACTACATGGCCTTGCCTTTTCCAATTGAGAAGGCTCCTACCAAGAAGATAATCTCTACTGGCAGTGGTGTGAAGATCTCTGAGCTTTTAAACTATCCAGTCAGAGGCCTCGTCTTTGAAGGTGGAAACTCTCTGGAAGACTTATCCAACACAGTCTCGGATGCGTGCATTTGCCTTCAAGAGAACAACATTCCTTACAATGTTCTCATTGCTGATTGTGGAAAGCGCATATTTCTCTTACCACAG TGCTATGCTGAGAAACAAGCTCTTGGGGAAGTGAGTTCAGAGCTTCTGGACACCCAAGTGAACCCTGCTGTGTGGGAGATTAGTGGGCATATGGTGTTAAAGAGGAAGAAGGACTATGAAGAGGCATCCGAGGAAAATGCTTGGAGGCTGCTTGCCGAAGTCTCTCTCTCTGAGGAGAGGTACCAAGAAGTAAATGCTCTCATCTTTGAAGCCATTGCGCGTGGTGATGATGCCAATGGAGGTGTTGCTGAGAGCGTAATTGGGGAGGCAGATGCGAAACCAAAGTCTGGCGGTGAAGTGgatgcaattaataaaaactcttgcCCTGCCATGGTGTCGGGGACTCCAGAATGCCTGGTTCTTCAGTAA
- the LOC102616873 gene encoding uncharacterized protein LOC102616873, producing MKKGLHPQMQWISYVTQSGRLMHVMMTKIHNVGKVYHFRARRQMAQSIGQVAKFRRRYEQQADAENNEK from the coding sequence atgaagaaaggaCTGCACCCTCAGATGCAATGGATATCCTATGTGACTCAGAGTGGCAGACTGATGCATGTTATGAtgacaaaaatacacaatgtTGGCAAAGTTTACCATTTTAGGGCCAGGCGCCAAATGGCTCAGAGTATTGGACAAGTTGCCAAGTTCAGGCGACGTTATGAACAGCAGGCGGACGcagaaaacaatgaaaaatga
- the LOC112498003 gene encoding stigma-specific STIG1-like protein 4 translates to MIRLANALIATILQLSLVVIVEATSTHKVVQQNAIGNASTSTSSPWLNKVANGGRRPRPSGCWNRQWICRQGEAPGTQMRCCRNRCVDVFSDVNNCGLCGIRCRFSWQCCRGFCTNTNRGPFNCGRCGNRCPWGVRCIYGMCGYAQPWPRPRPRPRPQPPHPSQPKPPSPCPPRGDQPPKPPRPWPPRGDQPPPMG, encoded by the coding sequence ATGATCCGGCTGGCCAATGCCCTAATAGCAACCATCTTGCAACTCTCACTCGTTGTAATAGTAGAAGCGACTTCAACACACAAAGTTGTGCAACAAAATGCCATTGGAAATGCCTCTACATCAACATCATCGCCATGGCTCAATAAAGTAGCAAACGGGGGCCGGCGGCCGAGGCCGTCCGGGTGCTGGAACAGGCAATGGATATGCAGACAAGGAGAAGCACCGGGGACCCAAATGAGATGCTGCAGAAACCGTTGCGTTGATGTGTTTTCTGATGTTAATAACTGTGGCTTATGTGGAATTCGATGTCGATTTTCTTGGCAATGTTGTCGTGGATTTTGTACCAACACAAATAGGGGCCCCTTTAACTGTGGAAGATGTGGGAATAGATGCCCTTGGGGTGTCAGGTGCATTTATGGTATGTGTGGATATGCTCAGCCATGGCCAAGACCAAGGCCAAGGCCACGGCCGCAGCCTCCGCATCCTTCTCAACCTAAACCACCTAGTCCTTGCCCGCCAAGGGGTGACCAGCCACCTAAACCACCTAGGCCTTGGCCGCCACGGGGTGATCAGCCACCTCCTATGGGTTGA
- the LOC102616193 gene encoding adenylyltransferase and sulfurtransferase MOCS3 isoform X2, with the protein METNGGSTDVARVLGEIETLKAAKSDIDYRISALEAQLRDTTVSQPQTDTVSNGSYRPSSAVDYGLSPDMIYRYSRHLLLPSFGVEGQSNLLKSSILVIGAGGLGSPALLYLAACGVGRLGIVDHDVVELNNMHRINSTVHIIEHREALRTSNALEILSQYEIVVDATDNAPSRYMISDCCVVLGKPLVSGAALGLEGQLTVYNYNGGPCYRCLFPTPPPTTACQRCADSGVLGVVPGIIGCLQALEAIKVASAVGEPLSGRMLLFDALSARIRIVKIRGRSSQCEACGENSTFTQDHFRNFDYEKFTQSPLSTLPLKLNLLSADSRISSKEYKEKVVNGEAHILVDVRPAHHFRIVSLPNSINIPLSDLESRLPEISSAMKEKEEHRGSNASSGSNLYVVCRRGNDSQRAVQALHKLGFTSARDIIGGLESWANDVDPSFPVY; encoded by the exons ATGGAGACAAACGGAGGTAGCACTGACGTGGCAAGAGTCCTCGGCGAAATTGAAACCTTAAAGGCTGCTAAGAGTGATATTGATTATCGAATCTCCGCTCTTGAAGCTCAGCTTCGTGACACGACTGTTAGTCAGCCCCAAACCGACACCGTTTCTAATGGTTCTTATCGTCCAAGCTCTGCCGTTGATTATGGACTATCACCGGATATGATTTACCGTTACAGTCGCCACCTCTTGCTTCCTTCTTTCGGTGTTGAAG GGCAATCGAATCTCCTCAAGTCTTCGATTTTAGTGATTGGAGCTGGGGGCTTGGGTTCGCCGGCTCTGCTGTATCTTGCAGCTTGTGGTGTTG GGCGATTGGGTATTGTGGATCATGATGTAGTTGAGCTTAACAACATGCACAG GATCAACTCCACTGTTCACATTATTGAGCACAGAGAAGCTTTACGCACATCCAATGCTTTGGAAATACTGAGTCA ATATGAGATAGTTGTAGATGCAACCGATAATGCTCCAAGCCGTTACATGATCAGTGATTGTTGTGTGGTGTTGGGAAAG CCTCTGGTATCAGGTGCTGCACTGGGACTGGAAGGGCAG CTCACAGTTTACAATTACAATGGAGGTCCTTGCTATCGTTGCCTATTTCCAACCCCACCACCAACTACAGCATGCCAAAGATGCGCTGATAGTGGAGTCCTTGGAGTAG TTCCTGGAATCATTGGCTGTCTCCAAGCCTTAGAGGCCATTAAGGTTGCAAGTGCTGTTGGTGAACCACTGTCAGGACGGATGCTCCTGTTTGATGCATTGTCAGCACGAATCCGAATT GTCAAGATTAGAGGCAGATCATCACAATGTGAAGCTTGTGGAGAAAATTCAACATTTACCCAAGACCACTTCAGAAATTTTGATTATGAAAAGTTCACTCAGTCACCTCTGTCTACG CTTcccttgaaattgaatttgctCTCAGCAGATTCTAGAATAAGCAGCAAGGAGTACAAAGAAAAAGTTGTTAATGGAGAAGCTCATATATTAGTTGATGTCAGGCCAGCACATCACTTCAGGATTGTTTCTCTTCCAAACTCCATAAACATCCCTCTCTCAGATTTGGAATCCAGGTTGCCTGAGATTTCATCGGcaatgaaagaaaaggaagagcACAGAGGATCAAATGCGAGTTCAGGTTCTAACCTGTATGTAGTATGCAGAAGAGGCAATGATTCACAGAGAGCTGTGCAAGCTCTTCACAAGCTGGGTTTCACTTCTGCAAGAGATATTATTGGAGGCCTGGAGTCTTGGGCAAATGATGTGGATCCGAGTTTTCCTGTCTATTAA
- the LOC102616193 gene encoding adenylyltransferase and sulfurtransferase MOCS3 isoform X1 — translation METNGGSTDVARVLGEIETLKAAKSDIDYRISALEAQLRDTTVSQPQTDTVSNGSYRPSSAVDYGLSPDMIYRYSRHLLLPSFGVEGQSNLLKSSILVIGAGGLGSPALLYLAACGVGRLGIVDHDVVELNNMHRQVIHTEPYIGQSKVKSAAATCRSINSTVHIIEHREALRTSNALEILSQYEIVVDATDNAPSRYMISDCCVVLGKPLVSGAALGLEGQLTVYNYNGGPCYRCLFPTPPPTTACQRCADSGVLGVVPGIIGCLQALEAIKVASAVGEPLSGRMLLFDALSARIRIVKIRGRSSQCEACGENSTFTQDHFRNFDYEKFTQSPLSTLPLKLNLLSADSRISSKEYKEKVVNGEAHILVDVRPAHHFRIVSLPNSINIPLSDLESRLPEISSAMKEKEEHRGSNASSGSNLYVVCRRGNDSQRAVQALHKLGFTSARDIIGGLESWANDVDPSFPVY, via the exons ATGGAGACAAACGGAGGTAGCACTGACGTGGCAAGAGTCCTCGGCGAAATTGAAACCTTAAAGGCTGCTAAGAGTGATATTGATTATCGAATCTCCGCTCTTGAAGCTCAGCTTCGTGACACGACTGTTAGTCAGCCCCAAACCGACACCGTTTCTAATGGTTCTTATCGTCCAAGCTCTGCCGTTGATTATGGACTATCACCGGATATGATTTACCGTTACAGTCGCCACCTCTTGCTTCCTTCTTTCGGTGTTGAAG GGCAATCGAATCTCCTCAAGTCTTCGATTTTAGTGATTGGAGCTGGGGGCTTGGGTTCGCCGGCTCTGCTGTATCTTGCAGCTTGTGGTGTTG GGCGATTGGGTATTGTGGATCATGATGTAGTTGAGCTTAACAACATGCACAGGCAG GTTATCCACACCGAACCATATATTGGTCAATCAAAAGTGAAATCTGCTGCTGCTACTTGTCGTTC GATCAACTCCACTGTTCACATTATTGAGCACAGAGAAGCTTTACGCACATCCAATGCTTTGGAAATACTGAGTCA ATATGAGATAGTTGTAGATGCAACCGATAATGCTCCAAGCCGTTACATGATCAGTGATTGTTGTGTGGTGTTGGGAAAG CCTCTGGTATCAGGTGCTGCACTGGGACTGGAAGGGCAG CTCACAGTTTACAATTACAATGGAGGTCCTTGCTATCGTTGCCTATTTCCAACCCCACCACCAACTACAGCATGCCAAAGATGCGCTGATAGTGGAGTCCTTGGAGTAG TTCCTGGAATCATTGGCTGTCTCCAAGCCTTAGAGGCCATTAAGGTTGCAAGTGCTGTTGGTGAACCACTGTCAGGACGGATGCTCCTGTTTGATGCATTGTCAGCACGAATCCGAATT GTCAAGATTAGAGGCAGATCATCACAATGTGAAGCTTGTGGAGAAAATTCAACATTTACCCAAGACCACTTCAGAAATTTTGATTATGAAAAGTTCACTCAGTCACCTCTGTCTACG CTTcccttgaaattgaatttgctCTCAGCAGATTCTAGAATAAGCAGCAAGGAGTACAAAGAAAAAGTTGTTAATGGAGAAGCTCATATATTAGTTGATGTCAGGCCAGCACATCACTTCAGGATTGTTTCTCTTCCAAACTCCATAAACATCCCTCTCTCAGATTTGGAATCCAGGTTGCCTGAGATTTCATCGGcaatgaaagaaaaggaagagcACAGAGGATCAAATGCGAGTTCAGGTTCTAACCTGTATGTAGTATGCAGAAGAGGCAATGATTCACAGAGAGCTGTGCAAGCTCTTCACAAGCTGGGTTTCACTTCTGCAAGAGATATTATTGGAGGCCTGGAGTCTTGGGCAAATGATGTGGATCCGAGTTTTCCTGTCTATTAA
- the LOC107174214 gene encoding uncharacterized protein LOC107174214: MSLVSQMRGFIFLYFKSSRPSSIKPLTAYLYKPFKRYGSEGASNKDQNISLHPERHGRAPSIAEEFERVAEEKLRAAGQGVGSQTKDKVYDGAEESTRGGSNVDSVKNRFEEHEQGADYRGKGD, translated from the exons ATGTCGTTAGTGTCGCAAATGAGAGGCTTCATCTTCCTTTACTTCAAATCTTCACGACCATCTTCTATCAAGCCTTTGACGGCATATCTCTACAAGCCCTTCAAG AGGTACGGTAGCGAAGGAGCAAGCAATAAAGATCAAAATATTAGTCTTCACCCCGAGAGGCATGGGAGAGCGCCGTCAATAGCTGAAGAGTTCGAGAGAGTTGCAGAGGAAAAGCTTCGAGCTGCGGGTCAAGGGGTTGGGAGTCAGACCAAGGACAAGGTTTACGATGGAGCCGAAGAATCCACCCGCGGTGGCTCCAATGTTGATTCTGTCAAAAACAGATTCGAGGAGCACGAACAAGGAGCTGACTACCGCGGGAAGGGAGATTGA
- the LOC102615901 gene encoding uncharacterized protein LOC102615901 yields MLEPNKGPLKTYGSQQSKPGLASSPTPASFPLNFSHLSNKPPSISGRRRKPLAAVTWLPKSPVFSLFAGTCVLILFSIGTYYYELHVRSSLKTFRQRLRNSVLGHYLEKMKKGLHPQMQWISYVTQSGRLMHVMMTKIHNVGKVYHFRARRQMAQSIGQVAKFRRRYEQQLDAENNEK; encoded by the exons ATGCTTGAGCCCAACAAAGGCCCACTAAAAACATACGGCAGTCAACAATCAAAACCTGGCTTGGCTTCTTCTCCTACTCCTGCTTCGTTTCCTCTCAATTTTTCTCACTTATCTAACAAACCGCCATCAATCAGCGGCCGCCGCCGCAAGCCGCTGGCAGCAGTCACTTGGTTGCCCAAATCGCCGGTTTTCTCACTCTTCGCA GGGACCTGcgttttgattttgttttctattggAACTTACTATTATGAGCTCCATGTTCGCAGTAGTTTAAAAACTTTTCGACAAAGGCTTCGAAACTCAGTTCTCGGTCACT ATTtggagaaaatgaagaaaggaCTGCACCCTCAGATGCAATGGATATCCTATGTGACTCAGAGTGGCAGACTGATGCATGTTATGAtgacaaaaatacacaatgtTGGCAAAGTTTACCATTTTAGGGCCAGGCGCCAAATGGCTCAGAGTATTGGACAAGTTGCCAAGTTCAGGCGACGTTATGAACAGCAGTTGGATGcagaaaacaatgaaaaatga
- the LOC102614826 gene encoding uncharacterized protein LOC102614826 has product MSLVSQMRGFIFLYFKSSRPSSSKPLTAYLYKPFKRYGSEGASNKDQNISSLHPERHGRAPSIAEEFERVAEEKLRAAGQGVASQAKDKVYDGAEESTRGGSNVDSVKNRFEGHEQGADYRGRGD; this is encoded by the exons ATGTCGTTAGTGTCGCAAATGAGAGGCTTCATCTTCCTTTACTTCAAATCTTCACGACCGTCTTCTAGCAAGCCTCTGACGGCATATCTCTACAAGCCCTTCAAG AGGTACGGTAGCGAAGGAGCAAGCAATAAAGATCAAAATATAAGTAGTCTTCATCCTGAGAGGCATGGGAGAGCGCCGTCAATAGCTGAAGAGTTCGAGAGAGTTGCAGAGGAAAAGCTTCGAGCTGCGGGTCAAGGTGTTGCAAGTCAGGCGAAGGACAAGGTTTATGATGGAGCCGAAGAATCCACCCGCGGTGGCTCCAATGTTGATTCTGTCAAAAACAGATTCGAGGGGCATGAACAAGGAGCTGATTACCGCGGGAGGGGAGATTGA